One Microlunatus soli genomic window carries:
- a CDS encoding phosphotransferase family protein, whose product MDEVEIVVAHSERTTLRVGDVFLKIDADQDRTSVEAEAMTLAPIPTPEVLWRRPPVLAISAVPGTALGRLGEPSTASAAAWAAAGAAIRTLHDAPLPPWPGQRVDDIRTELDTECRWLVDNDVLPAEVVGHNRRLAEAALRPWTPAFIHGDLQISHVFVDDDAVTGVIDWSEASQGDPLWDLATLTLGHAEHVDDLLAGYGGAVDREVISAWWSLRSLGAARWLIEHGFDPSSPGCEFAVLRSQMSVRAG is encoded by the coding sequence GTGGATGAGGTCGAGATCGTCGTCGCGCACAGCGAGCGGACAACGCTGCGGGTGGGGGACGTCTTCCTCAAGATCGACGCCGATCAGGACCGAACCTCCGTCGAGGCCGAGGCGATGACGCTGGCGCCGATTCCGACCCCGGAGGTGCTGTGGCGCCGGCCACCCGTGCTGGCGATCTCAGCCGTGCCGGGGACGGCTCTGGGCCGACTCGGGGAGCCGTCGACGGCTTCTGCTGCGGCCTGGGCGGCCGCCGGCGCCGCCATCCGGACGTTGCATGACGCGCCGTTGCCGCCCTGGCCCGGACAGCGGGTCGACGACATCAGGACCGAGCTGGATACCGAATGCCGCTGGTTGGTGGACAACGACGTGCTGCCTGCCGAGGTGGTCGGCCACAATCGTCGACTGGCGGAGGCCGCATTGCGGCCTTGGACGCCGGCCTTCATCCACGGGGATCTGCAGATCAGCCACGTCTTCGTCGACGACGACGCCGTCACCGGGGTGATCGACTGGTCCGAGGCGAGCCAGGGCGATCCACTGTGGGACCTCGCCACCCTGACGCTCGGCCATGCGGAGCACGTGGACGACCTGCTGGCCGGCTACGGCGGCGCCGTCGACCGGGAGGTGATCAGTGCCTGGTGGTCGCTGCGAAGCCTCGGGGCGGCCCGCTGGCTGATCGAACACGGATTCGACCCGTCCTCTCCGGGCTGCGAGTTCGCGGTGCTGCGCTCGCAGATGTCGGTTCGGGCCGGGTGA
- a CDS encoding SDR family oxidoreductase → MPLSRSDGRRYDVSIPDLSGKRAVVTGASDGVGLGIATALAGAGAEVVMPVRNPVKGEAAVTKIRDRHPAARLVLEKLDLSSLESVAALGERLRSDGVPIQILINNAGVMTPPDRQTTSDGFELQFGTNHLGHFALTGALLPLLTAGRARVTSQTSVAARSGMINFDDPNWQQRYDGMRAYRQSKIACGLFGLELGRRSRAAGWGITSTLSHPGVAPTGLLSARPEVGRNTDTRDVRIIRWLSARGLIVGTVDTAKLPALLAATAPDARDGSCYGPQWPGNLGGPAGEQRLWAPLRKDDDATRLWTLSEDLTGVSIP, encoded by the coding sequence ATGCCACTCAGCAGGAGCGACGGCAGACGGTACGACGTCAGCATTCCCGACCTCAGCGGCAAGCGTGCAGTCGTCACCGGCGCCAGCGACGGGGTCGGACTCGGGATCGCGACCGCGTTGGCCGGTGCCGGAGCCGAGGTGGTGATGCCGGTGCGTAATCCGGTCAAGGGGGAGGCCGCCGTGACCAAGATCCGTGATCGGCATCCGGCGGCCAGGCTGGTGTTGGAGAAGCTCGACCTGTCGTCGCTGGAATCGGTTGCCGCGCTCGGCGAGCGGCTGCGCAGCGACGGCGTGCCGATCCAGATCCTGATCAACAACGCCGGCGTGATGACTCCGCCGGATCGGCAGACCACGTCCGACGGATTCGAGCTGCAGTTCGGCACCAATCATCTGGGCCACTTCGCGCTGACCGGTGCACTGTTGCCACTGCTCACCGCCGGGCGGGCGCGGGTGACGTCGCAGACCAGCGTCGCAGCCCGGAGCGGCATGATCAACTTCGACGACCCCAACTGGCAACAGCGGTACGACGGCATGCGCGCCTATCGGCAATCCAAGATCGCCTGCGGGTTGTTCGGTCTCGAACTCGGCCGCCGGAGCCGTGCTGCGGGCTGGGGGATCACCAGCACCCTGTCGCATCCCGGTGTCGCGCCGACCGGCCTGCTGTCGGCGCGCCCGGAGGTCGGGCGCAACACCGACACCCGCGATGTCCGGATCATCCGCTGGCTCTCGGCCCGCGGTCTGATCGTCGGCACGGTGGACACCGCGAAGCTGCCCGCGTTGCTGGCGGCGACCGCACCCGATGCGCGCGACGGTTCCTGCTACGGCCCGCAGTGGCCGGGCAACCTGGGCGGTCCGGCGGGTGAGCAGCGACTCTGGGCACCGCTACGCAAGGACGATGATGCGACCCGGTTGTGGACGCTGTCGGAGGACCTGACCGGCGTCAGCATCCCTTGA
- a CDS encoding helix-turn-helix transcriptional regulator produces the protein MIDRPALADFLRSRRQALQPEDVGLPRGSRRRTSGLRREEVAALCHMSADYYARLERARGPQPSQQMVAAMAQGLHLSRAERDHLFLLAGHEPPARGTSGDHVSPGMMRIFDRLTDTPAEIVTELGETLRQTAIGAALVGDLCQYEGPSRSIGYRWFTDPTARDRYPAEDHDFYSRMYVSGLRSVLTLRGPTSRAAQLADLLDGRSEEFRELWKEHQVGIRPREIKRYQHPSVGLIELHCQILLDPEESQSLLVYTATPGTESHDKLRLLSVIGSTIG, from the coding sequence ATGATCGATCGCCCCGCCCTGGCCGACTTCCTGCGGAGCCGGCGCCAGGCGTTGCAGCCCGAGGATGTCGGTCTGCCGCGCGGCAGCCGGCGTCGTACCAGCGGGCTGCGCCGCGAAGAGGTCGCCGCGCTGTGTCACATGTCGGCCGACTACTACGCACGCCTGGAGCGCGCCCGTGGACCGCAGCCGTCCCAACAGATGGTGGCCGCGATGGCGCAAGGTCTTCATCTGTCGCGGGCCGAGCGTGATCATCTGTTCCTGTTGGCCGGTCACGAACCGCCGGCGAGAGGGACGTCCGGTGATCACGTCAGCCCTGGGATGATGCGGATCTTCGACCGGCTCACCGACACCCCTGCCGAGATCGTCACCGAACTGGGCGAGACCCTGCGGCAGACCGCGATCGGTGCAGCGTTGGTCGGGGATCTGTGTCAGTACGAGGGTCCGTCCCGCAGCATCGGCTACCGTTGGTTCACCGATCCGACGGCGCGCGATCGCTACCCGGCCGAGGACCACGACTTCTATTCCCGGATGTATGTCTCGGGACTGCGCAGTGTCCTCACGCTCCGCGGCCCGACGTCGCGGGCCGCGCAACTCGCCGACCTGCTCGACGGGCGGAGCGAGGAGTTCCGAGAGCTGTGGAAGGAACATCAGGTCGGGATCCGTCCGCGGGAGATCAAGCGCTATCAACACCCGTCGGTCGGGTTGATCGAACTGCACTGCCAGATCCTGCTCGACCCGGAGGAATCCCAATCCCTGTTGGTCTACACGGCCACACCGGGCACCGAGAGCCATGACAAATTGCGACTGCTGTCGGTGATCGGCAGCACGATCGGCTGA